One Acidobacteriota bacterium DNA window includes the following coding sequences:
- a CDS encoding cytochrome bc complex cytochrome b subunit, with protein sequence MNMSTIADWVNDRAGLAPLKELAQKKEVPLHRHSLWYYFGGMTLFLFFIQVGTGILLLLYYRPSAENAFESVQFIMTEVQFGWLIRSIHSWSANLMIATMFIHMFSAFLMKAYRPPREFTWISGSLLLVIVLAFGFSGYLLPWNKLAFFATKVGTDIAGVVPGIGDFLLRFLRGGDEVTGATLTRFFGFHVAVLPALITAILFIHLLLVQRQGMSVPPSLEGKALKKMKFVPNFLLRDLMGWLIALGALAALSAIFPWELGEKADPFASAPAGIKPEWFFMFMFQTLKFIPAKIGPIDGEVLGVLAFGAGGLFWFLVPFLDRKTAQGKPSRGFTVIGIILLVYIVGMTIIGYTQ encoded by the coding sequence ATGAACATGAGCACGATAGCCGACTGGGTAAATGATCGCGCCGGTCTTGCGCCGCTAAAAGAACTGGCACAAAAAAAAGAGGTTCCTTTACATCGCCATTCGCTGTGGTATTACTTCGGCGGAATGACGCTTTTCCTGTTTTTCATTCAGGTAGGAACCGGCATTTTACTCCTGCTTTATTATCGTCCGAGCGCCGAAAATGCCTTTGAAAGCGTGCAATTCATTATGACAGAGGTGCAGTTCGGCTGGTTGATACGCTCGATTCACAGTTGGTCAGCCAACCTGATGATTGCCACCATGTTCATTCATATGTTCAGCGCTTTTCTGATGAAAGCCTATCGCCCGCCCCGCGAATTCACCTGGATTAGCGGTTCGTTGTTGCTGGTGATCGTCCTGGCATTTGGGTTTAGTGGCTACCTGCTGCCCTGGAATAAACTGGCTTTTTTTGCCACCAAGGTGGGAACAGATATTGCCGGGGTGGTGCCGGGAATCGGTGATTTTCTGCTGCGGTTTTTGCGCGGCGGCGACGAAGTGACCGGCGCGACCTTAACCCGCTTTTTCGGCTTTCATGTGGCAGTGCTTCCGGCGCTCATCACCGCCATTCTTTTTATCCATCTGCTTCTCGTACAGCGACAAGGCATGAGTGTGCCGCCGAGTTTGGAAGGCAAAGCGTTAAAGAAGATGAAATTCGTGCCGAATTTTCTCTTGCGTGATTTGATGGGATGGTTAATCGCCCTCGGCGCATTGGCAGCTTTATCGGCAATTTTCCCCTGGGAGTTAGGTGAAAAAGCCGACCCCTTTGCTTCGGCTCCGGCAGGAATCAAACCGGAATGGTTTTTCATGTTCATGTTCCAGACCCTGAAATTCATTCCCGCGAAAATCGGTCCCATTGACGGCGAGGTTCTTGGAGTATTGGCATTTGGCGCAGGTGGGTTATTTTGGTTTCTGGTGCCTTTTCTCGATAGAAAAACCGCACAGGGAAAACCCAGCCGAGGGTTCACGGTTATCGGCATCATCCTGCTGGTTTATATCGTGGGCATGACAATTATCGGGTATACACAATAG
- a CDS encoding ubiquinol-cytochrome c reductase iron-sulfur subunit → MEKTNTPLTTRRNFIDYFLGTSLGATLVATFYPIFKFLVPPQIAESTESSVVAAKVSELKPNSGKIFKFGSKPGIIVKTPTGEIRAFSATCTHLDCTVQYQEGTQQIWCACHNGRYDMAGKNVAGPPPRPLEQFTVNVRGDEIIVSKG, encoded by the coding sequence ATGGAAAAAACCAACACGCCACTAACGACGCGACGAAACTTCATTGACTATTTTCTGGGAACCAGTCTGGGCGCTACGCTCGTGGCAACCTTCTATCCTATCTTCAAATTTCTGGTTCCTCCACAAATTGCCGAATCGACGGAATCTTCAGTGGTTGCGGCAAAGGTATCCGAGCTAAAACCCAACAGCGGAAAAATTTTCAAATTCGGCAGCAAACCGGGCATCATCGTTAAAACCCCGACCGGGGAAATTCGGGCATTTTCAGCAACCTGTACCCATTTAGATTGCACGGTGCAGTATCAGGAAGGCACTCAACAAATTTGGTGTGCCTGTCATAACGGTCGTTATGATATGGCTGGCAAAAATGTTGCCGGACCTCCGCCCCGCCCTTTAGAGCAGTTCACGGTTAATGTTCGTGGAGACGAAATCATCGTCTCGAAAGGATAA
- a CDS encoding cytochrome c: MKILKALLVVGIAVVSFSILVEQNASAMRGMAGGDGAATFKSKCASCHGADGSGNTPMGRNLKLRNLGSAEVQAQSDAQLNKIISGGKGKMPGFGKSLGGAQIQELVAFIRSLKR, encoded by the coding sequence ATGAAAATACTCAAGGCATTGTTAGTGGTCGGCATAGCCGTAGTTAGTTTTTCAATCCTGGTTGAGCAAAACGCTTCGGCGATGCGCGGCATGGCAGGGGGAGATGGTGCAGCAACCTTCAAATCGAAATGCGCCAGTTGTCATGGCGCGGATGGAAGCGGCAATACCCCAATGGGAAGGAACTTAAAGCTGCGCAACCTGGGCAGCGCCGAAGTCCAGGCACAATCAGACGCGCAATTAAACAAAATTATATCGGGTGGCAAAGGAAAAATGCCGGGGTTTGGCAAAAGCTTAGGTGGCGCTCAAATTCAGGAACTTGTGGCTTTTATTCGTTCTCTGAAAAGGTAA
- a CDS encoding DmsE family decaheme c-type cytochrome — MRTLKIVVVALAFCLLALTPLMSSPSGGSATVLAESMQPEPNSPPADTSQYVGSDSCADCHANQATHLGITAHRKLSGKNGSAEKQGCEACHEGAKAHVDYYKTAQKLMAEGKDAEAQALYADTSKANEAKMRSFKSLSPAQSSQVCLQCHENQQGRSEERFNYRRSEHARHGVACQDCHSSHSPKVTEFLLKDKEPEGCYKCHADQKASFARPFHHKVPEGGMKCSDCHNQHGSFQQKQLRGWVGGEVGCVKCHADKAGPFVYEHAPVKVEGCQACHTPHGSTNPRMLKRNEVRLLCLECHSNTPGIPETGAGEGPPTPSFHNLAAARFQNCTQCHTFIHGSNSHPAFYRP, encoded by the coding sequence ATGCGAACTCTTAAAATAGTTGTAGTAGCATTGGCGTTCTGTTTGCTTGCTTTAACGCCGCTTATGTCATCGCCAAGCGGCGGCTCGGCAACCGTTCTGGCAGAAAGCATGCAACCTGAACCCAACTCACCGCCCGCAGATACGAGTCAATATGTTGGCAGTGATTCCTGCGCTGATTGTCACGCCAATCAGGCAACCCACCTCGGAATAACCGCGCATCGCAAGCTAAGCGGTAAAAATGGGTCGGCTGAAAAACAGGGGTGTGAAGCCTGTCACGAGGGAGCCAAAGCCCACGTTGATTATTACAAGACAGCGCAAAAACTGATGGCGGAAGGTAAAGACGCTGAAGCTCAGGCGCTCTATGCCGATACGTCGAAAGCCAACGAAGCCAAGATGCGCTCGTTTAAAAGCCTGTCGCCGGCGCAATCCAGTCAGGTCTGTTTACAATGTCACGAAAATCAGCAAGGGCGCAGCGAAGAACGCTTCAACTATCGTCGCAGTGAACACGCGCGCCACGGGGTTGCCTGTCAGGATTGTCATTCATCGCATTCACCGAAAGTGACGGAATTTTTATTGAAAGATAAAGAGCCGGAAGGTTGCTATAAATGCCACGCCGACCAGAAGGCATCCTTTGCGCGACCTTTCCATCACAAGGTTCCCGAAGGCGGCATGAAATGCAGTGATTGTCACAATCAACACGGCAGCTTCCAACAGAAACAACTACGCGGTTGGGTGGGCGGCGAAGTCGGTTGTGTGAAATGTCACGCCGACAAAGCGGGACCCTTCGTTTATGAACATGCGCCTGTAAAAGTCGAAGGCTGTCAGGCTTGTCACACGCCGCATGGTTCAACCAATCCGCGAATGTTGAAACGCAATGAAGTCAGATTGCTTTGTCTTGAATGCCATTCAAACACTCCGGGGATTCCTGAAACCGGTGCCGGAGAAGGGCCACCAACCCCTTCATTCCATAATTTAGCGGCTGCCCGTTTCCAGAACTGCACCCAGTGCCACACCTTCATTCACGGGTCGAATTCGCATCCGGCATTTTATAGACCATAA